The genomic interval TTCGCTGGTTTCCTCAAGCCCGACGAGGCGCAGGCTTACTTCGATGAGGCGCGCAATCAGTCCGTCGTGCAGCAGCTCGTCCGTCAGGTGCCGCTCGGCATCAACGGGCAGGAGATCCCGGTCACGACCTCGAAGCCCACTGCCGGCTGGGTCGCTGAGGGTGGGCAGAAGCCCACCACCGCCGGCGGAAAGACCCTCAAGACGATCAAGCCGCAGAAGATCGCAGCGATTTCCGTGGTGTCCGCTGAGGTCGTCCGCGCAAACCCCGCGAACTACATTCAGGATCTCCGCGCGGACATCGCTGAGGCATTCGCCATTGCATTCGACGCGGCCGCTCTCCATGGCTCGTCTAGCCCCTTCGGTGCCGGGAACAACATCGCGGCGACGACCAAGGCTGTTGAGCTCGGAACTGCAGCGACCGCCGCGGGGAGCATCTTCGCTGACGTGAATGCGGGTCTCGCGCTTCTCGTGAATGACAAGAAGCGTTTCACTGGCAGCGCGTGGGATTCGATCGCGGAGCCGGTTTTCAACGGTGCTGTCGACGCGAACGGCCGCCCGCTGTTCATCGACAGTCCTACTGTTGAGAACGCGGCAACCGTCCGACAGGGCCGCCTTCTCGGTCGGCCTTCGTTTATCGGTGACGGGGTCGCCGCGGGAACGATCGTCGGCTTTGCTGGCGATTGGACGAAGGCCGTGTGGGGTGTCGTTGGCGGCATCTCGTACGACGTCTCGACGCAGGCGACTGTGACCCTGAATGGGGAGCTCGTGTCGCTGTGGGAGCACAACCTTGTGGCTGTTCGCGCGGAGGCGGAGTACGGCTGGCTCGTGCACGATACGGCCGCGTTCGTGAAGTACACCGAGGGGGCTTGATGGTAACGGTCGTTTCCCCCTCGGGGACAGTAGCGACCGTGGAGCAGCCTCTCGCTGACGTGCTCGTCCGGACGGGCTGGACGGTTCCGGGGAAGCCGGAGCCGGAGCAGGCCCTGGTGAAGCGGAAGCCGGGCCGCCCGAGGAAGTCGGAGTGAATGGGGGTGCGTCATCATGGCGTATGCGACGGTCGATGATCTAGAGGCGCGGTGGCGCACCCTCACCGACACGGAGAAGACTCGTGCCGGGGTGCTGTTGGGGGATGCTCAGGTTCGTTTGGATGCTGAGTGTCCCCCTTCGGTGCCGCCGACGAGTGCGGAGCTCGAGGCACGGAAAATCGTGTCCTGCGAGATGGTCAAGCGGGCCATGATCGCGAGCGGCTCCGGCGACGGCGGGGACGTATCTGGCGTCTCTGCGTTGATGAATGTTGCTGGACCGTTCACGCAACAGAGGTCGTTCCGGAACCCTATGGGCGAGCTCTACGTCACCAAGGCAGATAGGAAGCTGCTTGGATGTGGCGGGCAGCGTGCATTCACGATCGATACTGCACCGCCTGGATCGGGGGTGCAGTCGTGGATGGGGTCGACCCTGTAACTCGTCTTCGGCGGGTTCTGACCGGGCGGGACCGATACAACCAGCCGATCTACGACACGATCGAGGAAGACCTGCCGAAGGCGCTCTACGCGCCCAGGCACGTCGTTCCCGCGGTCGAGGTCGGGCGTCAGCCAACGATCGTGGAGCCCACCCTGTACTGGCCTAACCTCTGGCCTGATGTGAACTCTGGCGACCGTCTGCGTGTTCGGGGCCGCGAGTTCGAGATCAACGCTGACGCTGCAGATTGGCGTGGTCACGGTGTGGGCGGGCTCGTCGTCGTGTTGAAGGACTCTCATGAGGGGGTGGCCTGATGACGAAGCGCGTGAAATTCGTGTTGAACCGGAAGAACTTCCGAGAGCAGATCCTTAAGGGGTACGGCGCGGAAGTGATCTCTGACGGTCTGGGTGATGAAGCGGAGATCGACGTTACCCCTTCGGGTGAGCGCGCTCGTGGCCGAATCTACGGGCGCATGTCCGATGAGGCCCAGAACGGGACTCTCTCGCGGAAGCTCGGGGGCCTCTGATGCAGGGGTTTGTCACGAATACACCGGACATCGATGCCGAAATCCTGAGGGTACTACTTTCTGTGGAGCAGACGGAGTTAGTGAAGCCCGAACTTGCGAAGCCGTACCGGGTGCTCGTATCTCGCGCAGACCTTCAGCAGCG from Leucobacter allii carries:
- a CDS encoding phage major capsid protein, yielding MAQTAPTTTSEFAGFLKPDEAQAYFDEARNQSVVQQLVRQVPLGINGQEIPVTTSKPTAGWVAEGGQKPTTAGGKTLKTIKPQKIAAISVVSAEVVRANPANYIQDLRADIAEAFAIAFDAAALHGSSSPFGAGNNIAATTKAVELGTAATAAGSIFADVNAGLALLVNDKKRFTGSAWDSIAEPVFNGAVDANGRPLFIDSPTVENAATVRQGRLLGRPSFIGDGVAAGTIVGFAGDWTKAVWGVVGGISYDVSTQATVTLNGELVSLWEHNLVAVRAEAEYGWLVHDTAAFVKYTEGA